Genomic DNA from Catellatospora sp. TT07R-123:
GCGACCTCGCCCGGCCCGACGACGTACGCGCCCTCGCCGCCGCGCTGGCCGAGCGGACCGGCCGGCTCGACGTGCTCGTCCACAACGGGGCCGCGTACCTGGACGGGCCTGACCTGCTCGACGCCGCCGACGACGCCATCGAGAACACCATCGCCGGGGCGGGCACCGGCACGGTGCTGCTCACCAAGCACCTGCTGCCGCTGCTGCGCGCCTCGGACCGGGCCGACGTCGTCACGCTGGTGTCCGGCTGCGGCGAGACCGGCAACCACCGCTCCCAGGCGCACCCGGCGTTCTACGCCGCCAAGCACGCCCAGGCCGGGCTGGCCGACATCCTGTCGCACCGGCTGCGGCCCGAGGGCATCCGCGTGATCGCGCTGTACCCGCCGGACTTCGTGCAGGACGGGCCGCGCACCGCCGACCACGACCTGACCGCGCAGTCGGTCGTGGACTGCGTGCTGTTCGCGGTCGGCCAGCCCCGCGACTGCTTCATCCGCGAGTTCCGCTTCGAACAGCTCGCGGCCTGATGATCGCGAGTTGCGGTCGCGTGGTGGCCTCGGCGGTCAGGATGTGACCGCTGACGGCGATCAGCGCCCGGCCGGCTCCAGGACCGGTTCGGCGGCGGCGGCGGTCGGCGGGGCGGGGGCAGGGGCGGGGGCCGTGCGGGCCGCTTCCAGGATGGCGCGGATCTCGCGGAGCTGGTGCTTGATCTCTTCCTGCTCCTCGTGCACGAACGCGTCGTTGTTCACGATCAGCTTGCTGGCGAAGTGCGCCGTGATCAGCGGGATCACGAACAGGACCATGATGGAGATCAGCAGCCCCGCCAGGATGCGGCCGGCGGTGGTGGTCGGGTACGTGTCGCCGTAGCCGACCGTCGAGGCGGTCACCACGGCCCACCACAGCGCGTCGCCGAGCGACTTGCCGCGCTCGAAGATGCGGTACAGGCCGCCCGAGACGACGATCAGGATCAGGTAGCTGACCAGCAGTGCCTGGGGCGAGTTGGTCAGCCGTCGCAGCAGATACACGACGGAGATTCTGGCAACCGCGCCCGCCCGGGTACACCCGCCCATCCGGACAGATACACGTCACACCTCGGGCCGCCCCGCGCCCCGAAGTGGTTGCAGTTTCCGGGAAAGTGCTCGAATCCCGGCCGGCTTTCCAGCAGTTCCCCGAAACTGCCCGAACCCCCTGCGCGCGGTCGGCGTGATCGGTCAGTGTCGATGTGCTGGAGTGCGGTCCGCGGTGGGAGGGCATGGGAAAAGTCGGCCCGGCGTATTAGAATGTGTGTTCGAATCAAGGCCGCTGACCTGCGAATGGAGCCGCCATGACCACCCATGCCGCTGCCCTGGATACATCGACCGACACCCGCGCCGCGCTGCCCTACGCGACGCTGCTCGCGTTCACCCGCTACGTCGACCGGACCGGACCGGCCAAGGCCGTGTTCGTCGGGAAGCTGCGCCGCCAGCGCGAGACCGGCGGCGGGTTCAACCCGCACAGCCAGCTGGTCAAGGCCCTGAAGAACGACATCGAGTTCGGCATGGACGGCACCCATCTGGCGGCGGTGCGCAAGGCGGTCAACCCCCGCTGGAGCAGGCTCTACGACGCGCTGACCGCGGGCGCGACGCGCTACCTGCGGTCGCTGGGCGAGCCGCACACCGCCCACCTGACCCAGGTCAACGACGCGCTGGCGGTCATCGCCGACCTGCCCGTGCGGGTGAGCGCCCACTTCGGACTGCGCTACGACGACGGCCGAGTCGAGGCGGTCCGGCTGCACTTCGACGAGGAGCCGCCGACCACCGAGCTGGTCACGGCCACGCTGCACCTGATGCGGGCCAACATGGACCAGATCCTTCCGCACGGCACGCCGGTGCTGGTCGACGTGCGGCGCGGGGTGACCCACCGGGTCGAGCCGGGCCGGGTCGGCGAGATCTCCCGCTGGCTGTTCGGCGAGGCCGCCGGGTTCGCGGCGATGTGGAAGACGCCGGCCGTCACGCAGTGACCGCCCCGCGGCAGCCTTGACCGCAGACACCGAGTGCCCTGAGCCGCAGCCGCCGCGGCCGGGGCACTCGGCATTCCGGTGCGTCCGGCGGGCAGGGTGGTGGTCGGCGCGGGTCACACCACATGTGGTGTGACCACAACTCATGTGGTGTGACCCGCAGTCCGGTGTGGCCGGAGCCGGGCTTCTGGGCGGACGTGGGCGGCTCAGCGGATGTTGGAGGTGTGGCCGAGGCTGTAGCGGCCGGGCTGGGGCCATACCGCCAGGCCGTGCGGGCCGTCGCCGACCGGGATGCGGGCCAGCAGCTTGCCGGTCTCGGTGCTGAGCGCGTACACCTCGCCGTGGTAGCGGCCGGCCAGCCACAGGGTCCTGCCGTCGGCCGAGACGCCGCCCATGTCGGGGCTGCCGCCGCCGGGGATCTGCCAGGTGGTGCGCGGCTTCATCGTCGCCAGGTCCAGCACGGTGACGGTGCCCTCGCCCCGGTTGGAGACGTACGCGACCGAGCCGTCGCGGCTGAAGTAGATGCCGTGCGCGCCGTCGCCGGTCTTGACGAAGCCGGTCCGCCTGGTGGCCGTGCCGTCGAAGATGTGGACGCCGCCCGCATGCATGTCGGCGACGAGGAACGCGGTGCCGTCCGGGACCAGCCGGGTGTCCTGCGGCATGGTGTGCTCGGGCGGGCCGAGGTCGAACAGGCGCAGCTGCCGGCCGGTGACGGCGTCGAGTGCCAGCATCCG
This window encodes:
- a CDS encoding potassium channel family protein, whose amino-acid sequence is MYLLRRLTNSPQALLVSYLILIVVSGGLYRIFERGKSLGDALWWAVVTASTVGYGDTYPTTTAGRILAGLLISIMVLFVIPLITAHFASKLIVNNDAFVHEEQEEIKHQLREIRAILEAARTAPAPAPAPPTAAAAEPVLEPAGR
- a CDS encoding SDR family oxidoreductase, producing the protein MDLQGLRVAVTGAGRDTGRRLALAFAERGAHVYAAARRQADAARTAELIALAGGSAEAFGCDLARPDDVRALAAALAERTGRLDVLVHNGAAYLDGPDLLDAADDAIENTIAGAGTGTVLLTKHLLPLLRASDRADVVTLVSGCGETGNHRSQAHPAFYAAKHAQAGLADILSHRLRPEGIRVIALYPPDFVQDGPRTADHDLTAQSVVDCVLFAVGQPRDCFIREFRFEQLAA